A window of the Branchiostoma floridae strain S238N-H82 chromosome 12, Bfl_VNyyK, whole genome shotgun sequence genome harbors these coding sequences:
- the LOC118428033 gene encoding bone morphogenetic protein 1-like translates to MVVENLNRHEVLEDNNNECAEVDLIQCEHRCLNTVGGYRCSCHAGYVLAMDGKRCEKIPGCGGNLTDLEAAFKSPELPVENPYDLDCIWEIIVEEDLQLSLRIALEPWEDNDVCREYVTLRQGSSPDSRELRLCQTGDVPAMYRTHSNVVTVHFRSAPPHTGGFRVEYFTTEKKHPCGGLVTGKFWFFAFSYYLASFYGIKGDWTFTHHHQMSIFKQRLMRKIETFLESSKWEHIMKGARQKDSCYY, encoded by the exons atggtcgttgaaaatttgaaccGTCACGAAGTGTTGGAAGACA ATAATAACGAATGTGCAGAGGTGGACCTGATCCAGTGCGAACATCGCTGTCTGAACACGGTGGGCGGCTACAGGTGTTCCTGCCACGCTGGGTACGTGCTGGCCATGGACGGCAAGAGGTGTGAAA AAATCCCGGGTTGCGGCGGGAACCTGACTGACCTGGAGGCGGCGTTTAAGTCCCCGGAGCTTCCTGTGGAGAACCCGTACGACCTGGACTGTATCTGGGAGATCATCGTGGAGGAGGATCTACAGCTGTCGCTAAG GATAGCGCTGGAGCCCTGGGAGGATAACGATGTATGCCGAGAGTACGTGACGCTTCGGCAGGGCTCCAGCCCGGACTCGCGGGAGCTGCGGCTGTGCCAGACGGGCGACGTGCCCGCCATGTACCGCACGCACTCCAACGTCGTCACGGTCCACTTCCGCTCTGCACCGCCGCACACGGGCGGCTTCAGGGTGGAGTACTTCACCACGGAGAAGAAACACCCCTGCGGTGGACTGGTCACTGGTAAGTTCTGGTTTTTCGCTTTTTCCTACTATCTAGCATCATTCTACGGTATAAAGGGAGACTGGACCTTCACTCATCACCACCAAATGtcaatcttcaagcagaggttgatgagaAAAATCGAGACCTTTTTGGAGAGCAGCAAATGGGAGCACATAATGAAAGGAGCTCGTCAAAAGGACAGTTGTTACTACTAA